The Candidatus Hinthialibacter antarcticus genome includes the window TAAAGTTTACTAATATTATTCATTATATAAAAATGCGTGATACAATCAAATAATAGATATAAAAATAGCCATTAAGGAAAATCAAATTGATGCCTAAACATCATGTCGTAATAATTGGCGGCGGCTTTGGCGGGCTGTATGCCGCGAAAGCCTTCAAAAACCACCGCGACGTTCAAGTGACGCTGATCGACCGCAGAAATTTCCATCTGTTTCAGCCGCTGCTTTACCAAGTCGCGACGGGCGGCCTCTCTCCGGGCGACATCGCCTCGCCGCTGCGGGCGGTGCTCAAGAACCACAAAAACGTCAAAACCCTGATGGGAGAGGTCATCGACATTGACGTTGAACGCCGCGAAGTGGTGCTGCGCGACGACGTGGTACCCTATGACACCCTGATCGTCGCGACCGGCGTCACACACTCGTACTTCGGCAATAACGATTGGGCTGAAATCGCGCCAGGCCTCAAAACCATCGAAGACGCCATCGAGATGCGCCGCAAAATTTTTCTCGCCTTTGAAGGCGCCGAGCGTCAGGACGATCTCGAGGAGACCCGCGCCTGGATGAATTTCGTTATCGTCGGCGGCGGCCCCACCGGGGTTGAGTTGGCGGGCGCACTAGCGGAACTCTCGAACCACACGCTGCGCCATGATTTTCGCTCAATCGACGCCAGCAAGGCGAACATCTATCTCGTCGAAGGCGCCGACCGCATTCTGCCGCCCTATCACGAAAATTTATCGGAAGACGCCGAATATCATTTGCGGCAGCTGGGCGTTGACGTAAAAACCAGCACCTTCGTCACCAACATCGACGGCGACCGCGTCACCATGAAACACAACGGACGAGAAGAAACCCTGCGCGCCAAGACCGTCCTGTGGGCGGCGGGCGTACAAGCGTCGCCGTTGGGGCGCATTCTCGCCGACCGCGCCACCGCATCGCTCGACCGCATCGGGCGCGTGATGGTCGATGAACATCTCGCCATCCCCAACCACCCCGAGATCATGGTCATCGGCGACCTGGCGCATTGCATCGGCAAAGACGAAAAGCCGCTGCCCGGCATCGCGCCCGTCGCCATGCAGCAGGGCGCCTTTGCGGCCAAGCATATTGAAATGAAGAGGCAAAACCGCGCGTTCAAACCCTTCGAGTATTTCGACAAAGGCAACATGGCGGTCATTGGCCGCAACGCCGCCGTCGCCGACATCCACGGCGTACACGTCAAAGGCCTGCTGGCGTGGTTGATGTGGTTGTTCGTCCACATTTTATATCTGGTTGAATATGACAACCGCCTGTTGGTCGCGACCCAATGGGCGTGGAACTATTTCACCCGAAACCGGGGCGCGCGCCTGATCACGCACCAGGAAAATTTAGACCTCAAGAAAAAACCTCAGCGCAAAAATGAATATCACTTTTCAGAGTAGAATTATTTCGTCTCTGAATTTGTAATCCCCTTGCGAATGGCATGAGGGCAGACCTTGATGCAACGAAATCAAAAATATCAGCCCTGTAGGGGCGCAACACGTTGCGCCCGAATCCCCCCTGGCGCTTTCAGCGCCGTCCCCCCTTAAAAAGGGGGGCTAAAAGTCTTAAGTCAATGACATTGCCTCAAGTTGGGGGAGGACAAAGGTGGGGGTTGTCCGATAAGGCTGATACTCATCAAAAAGCCTATTTCCCTGGGAGCGCCGTTGTCCACAACGGCATTCACCGGTGCGAGTATAGATACTCGCGCTCCTGTTTGTTCCCCCCGACGCTTGGAGCCTTAATACAAAAACCCGTTTACTTCTAGATTATTGAATTCGGAAATTTTTATTGGTGGGTTTCGCTGCGCTCAACGCCACCCTACTTGAGACGCGTCATACATCCGAAGGGTGCGAAGCGTTGTCCACAACGGCATTCAACGATGCGAGTATAAATACTCGCGCTCCTGTATGGCGGCTTCGACGCGGTATCTCTCGCGGTTGCGTGTGTTCTCAAGTTCGCCATCCATAAGGGGGCGATGAATTCTTTTTTTCGCGTTATACTCCCGCCATGAAACTGATAAAGATTACGCGCGAACTCGTGAATGAGGTGGAGACACTTTCGTTCTCTCCACCCGTAACCCATGTCTATAACCCGCTGGTGTATGCGCGGGCGCCGCACGAACTCTACCTCAAACGGTTTGGTTCCAGCCCAAAAGAAGCCGTCTTTCTCGGCATGAACCCCGGCCCCTGGGGCATGGCGCAGACGGGCGTTCCCTTTGGCGAGATTGAACTGGTGCGCGACTGGATGGGCCTGCAAGCGCCCGTCGGCAAGCCCCCCCGCGAACACCCCAAGCGCCCCATCGAAGGCTTTGACTGCCAACGCAGCGAGGTCAGCGGGCGCCGATTGTGGGGATGGGCGCGCGACGAATTCAACACGCCGCAAGCGTTCTTTGAACGCTTCTTTGTCATCAATTATTGTCCGCTGTGTTTTATGGAAGAAAGCGGGCGCAACTTCACCCCCGACAAATTGCCCGTCGCCGAAAGCGCGCCGCTGTTTGACGCCTGCGACCGCGCCTTTCGCGCCATGATTGACGCGCTGCAACCCGAATGGGTA containing:
- a CDS encoding NAD(P)/FAD-dependent oxidoreductase; this translates as MPKHHVVIIGGGFGGLYAAKAFKNHRDVQVTLIDRRNFHLFQPLLYQVATGGLSPGDIASPLRAVLKNHKNVKTLMGEVIDIDVERREVVLRDDVVPYDTLIVATGVTHSYFGNNDWAEIAPGLKTIEDAIEMRRKIFLAFEGAERQDDLEETRAWMNFVIVGGGPTGVELAGALAELSNHTLRHDFRSIDASKANIYLVEGADRILPPYHENLSEDAEYHLRQLGVDVKTSTFVTNIDGDRVTMKHNGREETLRAKTVLWAAGVQASPLGRILADRATASLDRIGRVMVDEHLAIPNHPEIMVIGDLAHCIGKDEKPLPGIAPVAMQQGAFAAKHIEMKRQNRAFKPFEYFDKGNMAVIGRNAAVADIHGVHVKGLLAWLMWLFVHILYLVEYDNRLLVATQWAWNYFTRNRGARLITHQENLDLKKKPQRKNEYHFSE